A window from Hemicordylus capensis ecotype Gifberg chromosome 2, rHemCap1.1.pri, whole genome shotgun sequence encodes these proteins:
- the ARHGAP9 gene encoding rho GTPase-activating protein 9 isoform X5, protein MVLPETRAPKGTHRRNLSQHSSEAWVVDCPPPADANGSPSHLPDLLQTVEKVGQLNKTKIAEGGRKLRKCWASSWLVLAGNSLMFYKDPKVTAGWTPASSRPESSVDLRCARIDWARDLSSKRNVIHFRTVTGNEYLLQSDSEAVSQDWYQAIKGVIRRLDEENPLDEPLLYPLSRSNSADLVDLSADEEEDLGPQKSELLAASSSPDRAYKKRVKSKLRRFIVKRPPLQSLQEKGLIRDQVFGCRLEALCQREGSTIPRFVQQCVEAVEQRGLDVDGIYRVSGNLAIIQKLRFVVDRERAVTSDGRYVFPEQRCQEEKVRLSDPQWDDVHVLTGALKLFFRELPEPLVPYSHFDEFIASAKLSDPKEKVSKLAGLIESLPQPNRDTLCYLLEHLRKVMEHSDANRMTTQNIGIVFGPTLLRPERDVASLVEGMVYQNQVVELLLIEFPSIFGASSAE, encoded by the exons ATGGTGCTGCCCGAGACCCGGGCACCCAAG GGAACTCATCGCCGGAACCTTTCCCAGCACAGCAGTGAGGCCTGGGTAGTGGATTGTCCCCCACCAGCAGATGCCAATGGCTCCCCCTCACATCTCCCTGACCTGCTGCAA ACCGTGGAGAAAGTCGGACAGCTGAACAAAACCAAGATTGCAGAAGGAGGCCGGAAACTCAG AAAGTGCTGGGCATCCTCATGGCTGGTGTTAGCTGGGAACAGCCTCATGTTCTACAAGGACCCCAAGGTGACAGCTGGATGG ACTCCGGCCAGTAGCCGACCTGAAAGCAGTGTGGATTTGCGTTGTGCCCGCATTGACTGGGCTAGGGACCTGTCCAGCAAACGGAATGTCATCCAt TTCCGTACTGTGACTGGCAATGAGTATCTCTTGCAatcagacagtgaggctgttaGCCAAGACTGGTACCAGGCTATTAAAGGAGTCATCCGAAGACTG GATGAAGAGAATCCTTTGGACGAGCCACTTCTGTACCCACTCTCCCGATCAAATAGTGCTGATCTTGTGGACCTCAgtgctgatgaggaggaggatctGGGACCTCAGAAGAGTGAGTTGCTGGCAG CATCCTCCAGTCCTGACAGAGCCTACAAAAAGCGGGTCAAGAGCAAGCTGAGACGGTTCATTGTCAAGCGGCCACCGCTGCAGAGTTTACAGGAAAAAGGACTGATCCGAG ATCAGGTCTTTGGCTGCCGGCTGGAAGCCCTGTGCCAACGGGAAGGGAGCACAATACCACGCTTTGTCCAGCAGTGTGTGGAAGCTGTGGAACAGAGAG GTTTGGATGTGGATGGGATCTACAGGGTCAGTGGAAACTTGGCCATTATTCAGAAGCTAAGATTCGTAGTTGATCGTG AGCGGGCAGTGACATCAGATGGGCGCTacgtcttcccagagcagcgttGCCAAG AGGAGAAGGTGCGCCTCTCTGACCCTCAGTGGGATGATGTGCATGTGCTAACAGGTGCCCTCAAGCTTTTCTTCCGGGAGCTACCTGAACCGCTGGTGCCATACAGCCATTTTGATGAATTCATCGCTTCTGCCA AGTTGTCTGATCCCAAGGAAAAAGTATCAAAGCTGGCTGGTCTGATCGAGAGCCTCCCCCAACCGAACCGAGACACACTGTGCTACTTACTGGAGCATCTCCGCAA AGTGATGGAGCACTCAGATGCCAACCGGATGACCACCCAGAACATCGGCATTGTCTTTGGACCAACACTGCTGCGACCAGAGCGAGATGTGGCTAGCCTGGTGGAGGGCATGGTGTACCAGAACCAGGTGGTGGAACTGCTCCTCATTGAATTTCCTTCCATCTTTGGGGCCTCAAGTGCTGAATGA
- the ARHGAP9 gene encoding rho GTPase-activating protein 9 isoform X4: MWDDTHLTLPSPTMAKPPIYCNLEEMKQLPSLPPTPRSPPLLVLKAWEQHIDSNSQRSYFYKPETGEKSWKPPRRNQEMSLVQSEGHNPSVLVDPALGEALDKVEDGVGGEQPDSLGLRARDRKLAYTRSMVLPETRAPKGTHRRNLSQHSSEAWVVDCPPPADANGSPSHLPDLLQTVEKVGQLNKTKIAEGGRKLRKCWASSWLVLAGNSLMFYKDPKVTAGWTPASSRPESSVDLRCARIDWARDLSSKRNVIHFRTVTGNEYLLQSDSEAVSQDWYQAIKGVIRRLDEENPLDEPLLYPLSRSNSADLVDLSADEEEDLGPQKSELLAASSSPDRAYKKRVKSKLRRFIVKRPPLQSLQEKGLIRDQVFGCRLEALCQREGSTIPRFVQQCVEAVEQRGLDVDGIYRVSGNLAIIQKLRFVVDRERAVTSDGRYVFPEQRCQEEKVRLSDPQWDDVHVLTGALKLFFRELPEPLVPYSHFDEFIASAKLSDPKEKVSKLAGLIESLPQPNRDTLCYLLEHLRKVMEHSDANRMTTQNIGIVFGPTLLRPERDVASLVEGMVYQNQVVELLLIEFPSIFGASSAE; the protein is encoded by the exons ATGTGGGATGATACTCACCTGACTCTCCCCAGCCCTACTATGGCTAAGCCCCCAATTTATTGCAATTTGGAAGAGATGAAGCAGCTACCATCATTGCCTCCCACCCCTCGCAGCCCCCCACTACTGGTGCTTAAAGCTTGGGAACAGCACATTGATTCCAACTCCCAGCGTAGTTATTTCTACAAGCCAGAAACAGGTGAAAAATCATGGAAGCCACCACGAAGGAACCAGGAGATG AGCTTAGTGCAATCAGAAGGACACAACCCCTCTGTCCTAGTAGACCCTGCTCTGGGTGAAGCACTGGACAAAGTGGAAGACGGAGTTGGGGGTGAGCAACCTGATAGTCTGGGTCTCAGGGCCAGGGACAGGAAGCTGGCCTACACCAGATCGATGGTGCTGCCCGAGACCCGGGCACCCAAG GGAACTCATCGCCGGAACCTTTCCCAGCACAGCAGTGAGGCCTGGGTAGTGGATTGTCCCCCACCAGCAGATGCCAATGGCTCCCCCTCACATCTCCCTGACCTGCTGCAA ACCGTGGAGAAAGTCGGACAGCTGAACAAAACCAAGATTGCAGAAGGAGGCCGGAAACTCAG AAAGTGCTGGGCATCCTCATGGCTGGTGTTAGCTGGGAACAGCCTCATGTTCTACAAGGACCCCAAGGTGACAGCTGGATGG ACTCCGGCCAGTAGCCGACCTGAAAGCAGTGTGGATTTGCGTTGTGCCCGCATTGACTGGGCTAGGGACCTGTCCAGCAAACGGAATGTCATCCAt TTCCGTACTGTGACTGGCAATGAGTATCTCTTGCAatcagacagtgaggctgttaGCCAAGACTGGTACCAGGCTATTAAAGGAGTCATCCGAAGACTG GATGAAGAGAATCCTTTGGACGAGCCACTTCTGTACCCACTCTCCCGATCAAATAGTGCTGATCTTGTGGACCTCAgtgctgatgaggaggaggatctGGGACCTCAGAAGAGTGAGTTGCTGGCAG CATCCTCCAGTCCTGACAGAGCCTACAAAAAGCGGGTCAAGAGCAAGCTGAGACGGTTCATTGTCAAGCGGCCACCGCTGCAGAGTTTACAGGAAAAAGGACTGATCCGAG ATCAGGTCTTTGGCTGCCGGCTGGAAGCCCTGTGCCAACGGGAAGGGAGCACAATACCACGCTTTGTCCAGCAGTGTGTGGAAGCTGTGGAACAGAGAG GTTTGGATGTGGATGGGATCTACAGGGTCAGTGGAAACTTGGCCATTATTCAGAAGCTAAGATTCGTAGTTGATCGTG AGCGGGCAGTGACATCAGATGGGCGCTacgtcttcccagagcagcgttGCCAAG AGGAGAAGGTGCGCCTCTCTGACCCTCAGTGGGATGATGTGCATGTGCTAACAGGTGCCCTCAAGCTTTTCTTCCGGGAGCTACCTGAACCGCTGGTGCCATACAGCCATTTTGATGAATTCATCGCTTCTGCCA AGTTGTCTGATCCCAAGGAAAAAGTATCAAAGCTGGCTGGTCTGATCGAGAGCCTCCCCCAACCGAACCGAGACACACTGTGCTACTTACTGGAGCATCTCCGCAA AGTGATGGAGCACTCAGATGCCAACCGGATGACCACCCAGAACATCGGCATTGTCTTTGGACCAACACTGCTGCGACCAGAGCGAGATGTGGCTAGCCTGGTGGAGGGCATGGTGTACCAGAACCAGGTGGTGGAACTGCTCCTCATTGAATTTCCTTCCATCTTTGGGGCCTCAAGTGCTGAATGA